The following DNA comes from Falco rusticolus isolate bFalRus1 chromosome 12, bFalRus1.pri, whole genome shotgun sequence.
TCCCTGGCCAAGAGGGCTTCATTTGATTCAGTGAACATTGGAATTTAATAGCCTTCAATAATTAGCCCAGGACCAGGTACAAGAAGCTTTGCTGAGATTTTCTCGATATTGGAGGCGAAGGACGACAGAAAAGGCAGTTCTctctcacattaaaaaaaagcttgcagTCTGACCGACAAATACATTGAGTCTCCAGTATCAGATCTTAATTGTTCACAGGCAGATTTCCCAAATTGTTAGCATGTTTCATGAAATAAGTTAGTCTAATTATAAATGCCAAATACAGATTGTATTCTGtgcacatgtatatatatgtgatTACCCAGCTCCCTACTAAATGTCATTCACCCACTTTTAGAAACATTCATATTCAAAATCACTCAGATTTTTATAAGTGCCTCGGTGACAAGGGAACTTGTACTCTTATGTCAGGTGCCACTGACAATCCAAACTGCATCTGTCATTAGACTGTTTGGTAATCAGATGTGGTAATAGGCTcatcttctgaaatgttttctatgtAGCCTACAAATCACATTGAAGTAGAGGAGCTTTGGTGCTGAGAAGGTTTCAaatagatgtttttttttttctctaatcaaacattttttcccccaagatcTAAACTAAAGATAAATGCAAACCATAGTCCATCTGTGCATGCAGAACCTTTTGAAGCATTTGTTCTAGTCTTTATGTATTGCCTCTTCAAGTAATTAAGATAGATATGACCAAATGCAGTATGTTTAATACAAAAAAGCATTGgaatttcacacacacacacacacaattctACGTCTTACATATGTTATACTCCCTGGCCAGGAAGACCTTTTTGTTCTGTGGGTACAAGTCTATCATCATGGCAACCTGCTCCACAGCTAGAGTTCCTACGTGCTGTGGTCGTAAAAATAACCAAGATTCCTGACAGAAGACACCCCACCAAAAACCAATTTCGCTTGCACTGAAGTCAACAGCACTTAGCAGCTATCTCGGTAGGAACAGAATCTCATCCTGAATTACGAAAAATGCCTGTCATCAAAATACACCACTTTCTTCACATACAAAATGCAAGTGTAGAAtctcttttctgaaagcaaacacagaactCCACTCAAAACACAGAGCAATGGTGTCAGCATGAGGCCAGAAAGATTTGGAAActgtagaaaatatttcaagttcaTTAAATACCCCTAGGATGCAAAATAGCACAGTACAagccatgaaaataaatgttgacaCAAAGAAAGCTATTTCTACATAATGACTATTAATTGTGAAGTTCCTCTTGGGCAGCAAAcgataagaaaaataacaccaGGAAAAGAGTAATTGCTTTGATTCAACATCCTAGCGTGTATGCCCAGAtcataaaaaccccaaacgaAACCCCTGACCACGTGAACTCAACTACTTGAAAGAGGtctttattatattttagaATATTAGCCAGCTCAGTCCTTCTAAAGATTCACTTTACACTCCATAGTCTGTCATTTAACATATAGGTTGAATAGTCTTTACTAATTCCGATATTGACCTATTTAAATGGATTTATTGGCTCACTTGGGTTTTACTAATTAGGTACCACCTTTCAAATCAGGACAGctggaacttttttttccacaatagcctttaaaaaagtctttttcttaTTATATTACTGTTTTGCTTATGGTCTCACAAAATCTTAAGCGTTTTGTCTCTTTCAGGCTGTCCATCCtattttttcaaacttcttaAGACTTGCAGTGACAAAATTCAATACCAACCAAAAAAGTTTACACTCACTGAAGTtccccagaaaagaaaacagatataCCACAGCAGCCATGGAACTGAGACTTGTAAATTCTAAGTAATTCCCATGAAATAATGTGAATTTTAATATAATCTAGCTATTTTATGATGGTAATGTGGCGACCAATCTTAAAACACCAAAAATCAGAATATATACTGGAAAATTACAAATCCAGTCTAAAATCCAAGGGTTTGTTCCTGGTAAATTGCAGCTCCCAGTGTGAGAAAGTGTTCTTTACAGCTGTTGACACCAGCTTGCTAGAACAAGTCTCCTCTACTGAAAGTCAGTAATTATAACTAAAATAACTCAACTTGAGCATGTCAGGctgcagagcaaaagaaaacattgctgttAGGTTTAGCTATGCTTGCACTGAATGCCTGACAATGTTACTCTGAAGGAGGAAATTGTTGTATTCTGTGttcaaaagaaactgaaaaccagcAACAGGAACAGGCATCAGATCAACCTACAGTGCCTCATCAGGTGACACACGTTGAagtcctgccagccctgcactcTACCTGTTCTGCCATACGGCTTCACAGCACTGCGTGTTGTTCATCCTGGAATGATTTCCAAAACATACATATTCCAGACCCCACGTTTCTATACACTTAGTGAATGCATATCTTCTGGCCGTGTCATTTgtcctcccctctcttcctccGCAAGCTGCCCGTGAGGAATGAAGGGGGTTGAAGTGGGAAGCAGGACAAATTGCAAAGCCTGAAGCACCTGGCTAACTCATTAGCACGGTCAGAGTTCTAGCCAggttttgctattattttttttttttttaacgaaTATTCTAGTGATTGTTcctgaaagaatgaaatacagaaacacacacgTCAAAGAAAGGTGAAGAGgtttaaaacagtgttttgtcGCTTATAAAATTAACAGCCAGCCAAGGTACGTTtaaggcagctgctggaagggaaAACCTTTCCAGCTATGTGCAAACAGACACCGGCGTGACTAAACAGAGACCAAGAATGACCTTACCGCGGAACATCAGGCTGGCGTGCATACTTCACTACACTTTACCACCAAGTTTGGGTCGGTTTCTGATCATCTCGGTCAGCGAACGGAGAAAAACGCCGAACCGTGACCTCTAGCGGAGGCGCCGCCGAACAGCCGCAGCCCAACCGGGCAGCGCCGGCGCTTGCGGGGCGCCCTCGAGGTGCTTTTTAGGAGCTAGCAAGTAGGGTTAAAAAGAACAGCGCTTAACCGCATTCTCCTCCAAGACAACAATTTTTACTCCACACTTACACGGCTATCCATGTGTTTTGGTACACCTAAACGTGCCTTACAAATCTCGGCTGAGAAGGGAACACGGCAGCGACGAGAACAAACCCCAACTCCAACCCTGGGGACAAGCACCGCTGTGCGACCGGCGGAGGGGAAACGGCGGCTTCACCTGGGCGGCCTTTGCAGACGTGGCGCTTGAACGACACACCTTTGGCACTGGTTTGGAAAGGGTTTACTCAGCTGCCCTTTCTCCTGACAGCTGGAGCCACATTCCCAACTGGAAGCACCTCCCGGAAAGGGAGAGCTGTATCTCGCCTGATTGTACCCCGTGATGCTCTGGATGTTAATAAGCCCAGAAAATACCTCAGCCTGGAGAACTGTCATATTCGGGgtcggggggtggggtggggggggtgggggaagaaagaattaaaaaaatcagcgGTAGAAATTAAAAACTCCTCGTGCATAATGCAACCAAATGAAATCGAAGCTTTGGAGAGCAGACAGGGTCTGGTGGCTGTTTTAACGTTGTGACATAGGTGTAAGACACAAGAACGTAGGAGGCTGCGGGCGCGCCGGCATGAGGCTGGGGTGGGCGGACGCGGGGAAGAGGGCTCTGCCGAGGGCACCTGACTCTTCCCGGTGTCCAAACACCGtgtgaggaggaaagcagagaagtgCCCCGTCACCCACACGCGCCGGGGGGACACGGGCGGCGCCCGCGGTGGCAGCCAGGCCCGGCCGCtgtccccgccgccccggcgcCGCCCGGCCGGCGAGACGGGAGCGACGGGCGCTGCCGGCCGGCGGCCCCGCACACGCAGCCAGTGCCGTCGTGCCCGAGCGCCGCACCCCcggcctttttctttttttttttttttttttgggggtggggtggggtgcgGACAGACGCCCCCCAAGTGTCTCTGGGGTTTGGTGGCCAACTTCGCACAAGTGCCgctcggcggggcgggcggcggggccggctcTGCCCCGCTTGCAGCCGAagccccctgcccgcagcgccgggcccggggcgggggatCGGGGCGCCCCCCGCGCTGCGCTGCGCTCCGCCATGTGCGCGGGCGGGGGAGGAGGCGTGTCCCCACCCGccgcgccgcctcccgcccgcctGCGAGCCGGCAccggcggagcggagcggagcggcgggcgcggagctccccggccccgccatgcccgcgcccccgccccggcggggccccgcggcggcgcccgcccgccggcgcTGAGGCCGCGGCCGCACCTGCCAGCTGCGGCGCCGGGGGTCGCGCAGCCTCCGCCGCTCCCGCCCTCCTGCGCGGCCGCctcgcccgccgccgctgcctccccgcccgccccgtcGCCAGGCGGGAGCTGCCAGCGGTGCGAGCGGAGCCGGAGCCGGGGCAGCCGCCaccgccctgccctgccctgccctgcccgcccttCCCTCCTCCGTCCCGCCCAAGCCATGAACTTTGGCCGCGGCCCCCCGGTGGTGTTGAACGTCGGGGGCACCCGGTACTCCTTCTCCCGGGAGGTGCTGAAGGATTTCCCGCTGCGGCGGGTGAGCCGCCTGCACGGCTGCCTCTCGGAGCAGGACGTGCTGGAGGTGTGCGACGACTACGACCGGGAGCGGAACGAGTACTTCTTCGACCGGCACTCGGAGGCCTTCGGCTTCATCATGCTGTACGTGCGGCACGGCCACCTGCGCTTCGTGCCGCACATGTGCGAGCTCTCCTTCTACAACGAGATGATCTACTGGGGGCTGGAGGGCTCCCACCTCGACTACTGCTGCCAGCGCCGCCTCGACGACCGCATGTCCGAGACGTGCACCTACTACGCGGCGGAGGAGCCGCCGGGGGAGCCGGGCGGCGGCCCCGAGGGCAAGGGCCGGCGGCCGCCGGGAGCCGAGGGCGGCAAGTGGCTGGAGAGGATGAGGAGGACTTTCGAGGAGCCCACGTCTTCCGTGGCCGCCCAGGTCCTGGCCACCGTCTCCATCCTCTTCGTCATCGTGTCCATGGTGGTGCTGTGCGCCAGCACCCTGCCCGAGTGGCGGGCGCCGGAGAACCGCAGCgtggaggagcagagcaggtaCACAGCAGAGTCAGTGAGGGAGCCCTCAGGGTAGGAGGATCCTTTATTTTCCCGCTGTCCGGTCCCCGTGTGTCCCGTCCAGTGTGTCCTGCCCCTCGTCCTGCCGGTCCGTAGCTGTAGCCGCCGCCGGCGGAGATCGCCTCCGTGCCTTAAAACCCCGGGCCCGGGCTGGGGAgccgggggagggggtgtgggggtccCTCGGGGCCGATCTGCAGCTCCGGCTCCCACCGGGCTCCGAGGGcagggggcgggcgggagccccgcggcgggcagggggcggccgTGCCCCCGGCGGTGCGGGGCCGCCGGGCGGGCTGGGGCAGCGGAGCGGCCGCCGGCGGAACTGGGCTGCCCTGCGCTGGGAGGGGGCTCCCTCCGTGCAGCGTCTGGCCCGGAGCTCTTGCTTCCCCCCTTCTAGAAGCCACGGGACTCCTTGCCCACAGAGAAGTTCAGGCACTCGGAAAATCCTATTGGGCCTTAAGGATtgtggaaaaaagggaaataaaaaaaaattaaagaagaaaatgcaattcccttctcttttctgttggGAAAGGTACAACCTTGTATGTACTCTGCGTATAAGCATACAGGTCCTTCTGCTGGAGCAGGTCTAGTGCCTGTTACAGTTCTGCTCTTGTAAATATCTTGTATGTGGGAACAGCCTTACCCCTGCTGCTCGTTCCATCTCGGATCTGTGTGGGGAACAGAGGAGATGATCAGACTGCACATTAAGCTCTTGCAAATGCATCATGTAAGTGCTCCGATGTATGAATGTAACAGATGTTTACACTGCCTTTAGATGAAACGTGTGTAAGCACACTAAACACTGCAAACCAGGTGCAGAAACCAGGGCGGGGGGTGTAAGGCACAATCCTGAGCCTTCCTAGTAAGAACAAACACTTTCTCATCTCCTTTGTGACCTTAGAGTAGGGTTACATCGAGGCAACGCTGCTGACTTGAGTATCattgctctttctctcttctgttccCTGGAGAACAGAATCAAGACTGCTCTGGTAGGATTTCTCCCACAAATAAGACCGAGAtacaaagaaagaagtaaacGTTGCTTGTATTTGCTAGCTTCTCCCTTCTTTTAGAACAGACAGGATATTCAACAAAAAGttttcagcttctgctctgctgaagGGGGCCCTACGGCAAAATTGCAGCCTTGTCATTATGAAATCATCATCTTTTACTATAGAGTTAATTGGAATGTGATATATTATATCTTAGTAGCCAGATTAATTCcttggaaagtattttcatgGTTTCCATTAGCTTAATGGAAAACTGCACCTGTATTTCTCATTGTAGCAGAGCCAAAGAATTAATTGtatgaacaaaaagaaagcagatacAGCCTGATCAGCTGTTGATTCCTGCTTAGATTCAGATATGTCAATATCAGATACGTTGCTCTTGCAGGTTCTTCCAGTTAAAAAGCCTTACTTAAGCTTTGCAAGGTTATTTCAAAGGGTGGATGCTCCGGGTGATCTTTTTGTAAGGCAGCAAATTCCTTAGATACCCCCAATAGAAAGGGGAAGATGATGCAACACATAGCATTAACAACATCGGTCATATTTTTGTTCACGTCTTCATGGTGTGCGAGTAAACAACAGTTTTTCTCTTACTTAAAAGATTCAACTCGCAGAGGAACAAGGCATACAATGTGTAATTCTTCTTTCATAGTGCCTTTGTCTTCAAGAACATCTGTATTACATACACATATAATCTTACTCTTCTGAACAATTGCATCTTGTATACAAAGTGTTTGAAGTATAAGGTCCTAAATACTTGCAATGTACATTGTAGCCAAGCACTTCACAGGGCAGAGAAGgctgcttttaaaaccagaaggGCCACTGTCTGTTGTAGGGTGACTTCCTTCAGTACCGGTTGTAGTACTCTGTGGAATTGCAACAAAAACAGAGAGATAACTGCCAAAGTTGTGGCTGAACAGTTTCTGACCATCTTCTTGCAGAAGTCTGTCACATATAAACACTGATACAGGTTCATTTCACGTGTGACTTAACCTGTGTGCTCTCACTGCACAGGAAGCGATAGCAATTTCTTGGCAAACACGAGGAAAACAGATACAGATGTGTTCCCTTCTGTCCACAGCTGGTCACCTGCTGAGGTGGCCTTGTTCACTTAGAGGAGCCACTTCTTTC
Coding sequences within:
- the KCNG3 gene encoding potassium voltage-gated channel subfamily G member 3 isoform X1, whose protein sequence is MNFGRGPPVVLNVGGTRYSFSREVLKDFPLRRVSRLHGCLSEQDVLEVCDDYDRERNEYFFDRHSEAFGFIMLYVRHGHLRFVPHMCELSFYNEMIYWGLEGSHLDYCCQRRLDDRMSETCTYYAAEEPPGEPGGGPEGKGRRPPGAEGGKWLERMRRTFEEPTSSVAAQVLATVSILFVIVSMVVLCASTLPEWRAPENRSVEEQSRYTAESVREPSGIIEAICIGWFTAECIVRFIVSKNKCEFVRRPLNIIDLLAITPYYISVLMTVFTGENSQLQRAGVTLRVLRMMRIFWVIKLARHFIGLQTLGLTLKRCYREMVMLLVFICVAMAIFSALSQLLENGLDLGAKNKDYASIPAACWWVIISMTTVGYGDMCPITVPGRILGGICVVSGIVLLALPITFIYHSFVQCYHELKFRSARYSRSLSAEFLN